DNA from Nitrospira sp.:
CGACGCCGTATCGCGCCGGCCCCTCCCCCGACCCCCGCCCCGATCGCCGCGCCTTTAGCGGCATTGCCGCCGATCGCGCCCCCGATCGCGCCGACGGCCGCGCCGCGCGCCGCGCCGCGCACGGCTTGCCCTTGTTCGGGGGGCGGTGGTGCCGCGGCCATTGACGTCTGGTTCGGATCAATGCCCGTTTGCTCTTTTGCCCACTTGTAACAGGTAAACTGGTCGAGCTCCTGTTGATCCTTGCTCTGCCCCTTTTCAGGGAAGATGAACACTTGGGCATGGACGTCGACTGAGACTCCGATCAGACCGCTCAGCAGCGCCGTTCCGATAAGACACACGACAGGTTTCATAAGCTCCTCCGAATCGTACATGGTGATTTGATCATGATGCTGTGGTGATGGCCGCCTTACTTCTTGTCCGGGATTCGATATGTTAATGACGGCCATGTCGCGATGCCTTCACCCTCCTGTTCTGCGCTTTGGAACCCAGTGACCGTCGTGATCTGGCGGACCAAGATGCGTGAAATCATCTCGCCTTCTCCGGTGATGCCCTCGAACTTTCCGGTGCCCCCGACAATCGTAAAGGGTCCGCGGCAGCCTTCGAGATCGCCTTTGCAGGTAAATCTCGCATAGACGCGATTGCCCTCCTCATCGGTCAGGATGCAGCGGCCCTGCCCTGCCTTGGTCATCGATTTCAGATCGCCTTCGGCGGTTGCGGGACAGACGATGGACGCGGCGTGCAAGGCGCCTTTGCCGTCATCGATATAGAAGGTCCCGCTATACACGCCCACCAAGTAGACTTGGTCCTGGCCCACCGGAAAGGCGAACGACCGCCCATTCCATGTTGCCGCTGCCTTCACCGTCCCTTCTTCCGCACCGGCAACCGCGTCGACCGTCGCGGCTGCCGCAAGCATCGCAAGCACCGCTCCCATCATCATTGTTTTCATACTGCTCCTCCTCTGTTGTTCCATCGAACGTTCTTGTTGAAATCCATGATCTCACCGAGGATCGATCACGGTCCCGGCGACATCAAAATTTTTCAGTCCGCGCCCTTTACCAACCGGAATCCCAGATGGTTCGTGCCGGTGTCCAGCTCGCCTTTTCCTCGACCGCCTGCAATATAGCGCGCACAGTATTGGTCGGTACAGAGGAAGGAGCCGCCCTTATGCACTTTCTTCTTCACCCCTGGTTCGCTGGGATCGAAACTGT
Protein-coding regions in this window:
- a CDS encoding YMGG-like glycine zipper-containing protein, which codes for MKPVVCLIGTALLSGLIGVSVDVHAQVFIFPEKGQSKDQQELDQFTCYKWAKEQTGIDPNQTSMAAAPPPPEQGQAVRGAARGAAVGAIGGAIGGNAAKGAAIGAGVGGGAGAIRRRRAEMEYQREVQEASVQQQQQQQEFNRAYGVCLEGKGYKVG